In Arachis hypogaea cultivar Tifrunner chromosome 2, arahy.Tifrunner.gnm2.J5K5, whole genome shotgun sequence, a genomic segment contains:
- the LOC112730276 gene encoding uncharacterized protein: MSLLSPKTEKLVKRVTIVATVTASYFLLTADYGPQPNALDPVKKQILSAQSTVKEYIFGSKRESQENNLAKLDSSKENP; the protein is encoded by the exons ATGAGTTTGTTGAGTCCAAAAACGGAGAAGCTGGTGAAAAGGGTAACCATTGTTGCAACCGTCACCGCTTCCTATTTCCTCTTGACCGCTGATTATGGCCCTCAGCCCAACGCTCTCGACCCT GTTAAGAAGCAAATACTTTCAGCTCAGAGTACTGTGAAGGAGTACATTTTCGGATCAAAAAGAGAGTCTCAAGAAAATAACCTGGCGAAATTGGACAGCAGCAAGGAGAATCCATGA